The Tenacibaculum jejuense genome includes a window with the following:
- a CDS encoding SDR family NAD(P)-dependent oxidoreductase, with amino-acid sequence MSKIAVLTGGSRGLGREMVISLAKEGYDIIFSYHTNLEKANEVIQEVIALGRSAKAFSFNAKEFHDIKIFIDKVTAYLKEVNGSPNFDFLINNAGTGIHNLIANTKEAEFDEMLNIHLKSVYFLTQAALPFLNNSGRIINISSGLTRFSFPGMSSYAIMKSGVETFTKYLAKELGNRKITANVVAPGAIATDFAGGTNRDNQEKRTIIESLTALGRVGEVEDLGGVVAFLCSEKAGWINGQRIEVSGGMIV; translated from the coding sequence ATGAGTAAAATAGCAGTACTTACAGGAGGAAGCAGAGGCTTAGGAAGAGAAATGGTAATTAGTTTAGCCAAAGAAGGATATGATATTATATTTTCATATCACACCAATCTTGAAAAGGCCAATGAAGTAATACAAGAAGTTATTGCTTTAGGTAGAAGTGCGAAAGCATTTTCATTTAATGCAAAAGAGTTTCATGATATCAAAATTTTTATAGATAAAGTAACGGCCTATTTAAAAGAAGTAAATGGAAGTCCGAATTTCGATTTTTTAATCAACAATGCAGGAACAGGAATTCATAATTTAATAGCAAATACAAAGGAAGCTGAATTTGATGAAATGTTAAACATTCACTTGAAAAGCGTCTACTTTTTAACACAAGCAGCTTTACCATTTTTAAATAATTCAGGAAGAATTATAAACATTTCTAGTGGTTTAACACGTTTTAGTTTCCCAGGAATGTCTTCGTATGCAATTATGAAATCTGGAGTAGAAACGTTTACAAAGTACCTAGCAAAAGAATTAGGAAACAGAAAAATTACAGCTAATGTTGTTGCTCCTGGAGCTATAGCTACTGATTTTGCAGGAGGAACGAACAGAGATAATCAAGAAAAAAGAACAATTATAGAAAGTTTAACAGCTTTAGGTAGAGTAGGAGAAGTGGAAGATCTAGGTGGAGTTGTAGCTTTTTTATGTTCTGAAAAAGCAGGATGGATAAACGGACAACGAATTGAAGTTTCTGGTGGAATGATTGTTTAA
- a CDS encoding DsbA family oxidoreductase, whose translation MKNTLKIDIVSDVVCPWCTVGYKHLKKAIDELDIADQIEIEWQPFELNPNMPKEGQDLTEHITQKYGSTKEQHEASRSRLVEAGANVDFKFDFYENMKIVNTFDAHVLLEYAKQFGKQTELKMRLTTAYFSERKDVSKQEVLKQALLDVGLNAEEALAKLNDDDARFEVQRNKQHWQNLGVRSVPTIVFDRKEAVTGAQPIGVFKSVLREFIKPKAI comes from the coding sequence ATGAAAAATACATTAAAAATAGATATAGTTTCTGATGTTGTTTGTCCTTGGTGTACAGTTGGATACAAACACTTAAAAAAGGCCATAGATGAATTAGATATTGCGGATCAAATAGAGATTGAATGGCAACCTTTTGAATTAAATCCAAATATGCCTAAAGAAGGGCAGGATTTAACAGAGCATATCACTCAAAAGTATGGTTCTACAAAAGAACAACACGAAGCATCTAGAAGCAGATTAGTAGAAGCAGGAGCTAATGTTGATTTTAAATTTGATTTTTACGAAAACATGAAAATCGTAAATACTTTTGATGCACACGTTTTATTAGAATATGCCAAACAATTTGGAAAACAAACAGAATTAAAAATGCGCTTAACTACAGCTTATTTTAGTGAGCGTAAAGATGTTTCTAAACAAGAAGTTTTAAAACAAGCTTTATTAGATGTTGGACTTAATGCAGAAGAAGCTTTAGCTAAATTGAATGATGATGACGCTCGTTTTGAAGTTCAACGCAACAAACAACACTGGCAAAACTTAGGTGTTCGTTCTGTACCGACTATAGTTTTTGATAGAAAAGAAGCTGTAACTGGTGCACAACCTATAGGAGTTTTTAAAAGTGTTTTAAGAGAATTTATCAAGCCTAAAGCAATCTAA
- a CDS encoding DoxX family protein — protein MNSDLKTPRKLLKSFLTRFTLLYFIFYIYPYGFEYIYGIERDDFSIWRKITMWFSETFLGWELNEKLLYNGIDSRYDYSRFLLIAILSIILTILWIFIESKLKKNYNTKVKSFLRIMLRYHVGFTLVLYGFGKVFMTQFGRMDVASLESTIGEYSGMSFLWTFMSHSKLYTMTTGWVEVVGGVLILFRRTTFLGSFILFIAMFNVVIIDIGYDVSVKMFAIHLFVMDVILLWYYRKVLINMFVFNKNTESKNEPILFTNVKSKQIRKFIKPVLLVAYTISLFFFTRMSLGYYKTNDNPSITGFFKVNEQRINGDSINIPNQKKWKSLLINGSSWQIGNITVQKENNSKSYYSFKADTISKEIILKNRRDSTNTFTLNYKQSNKKTFVFNGVIENDTIWFKTQRKTKEDYRLMRKVRWIRDLK, from the coding sequence ATGAACAGTGACTTAAAAACTCCTAGAAAACTACTAAAATCTTTTTTAACGAGATTCACCTTGTTATATTTCATATTCTATATCTATCCATATGGATTTGAGTATATATATGGAATTGAAAGAGACGATTTTTCCATCTGGAGAAAAATAACGATGTGGTTTAGTGAAACGTTTTTAGGGTGGGAACTCAATGAAAAGTTACTTTACAATGGTATTGATTCTAGATACGATTACAGTAGATTCTTGCTTATTGCAATATTATCTATAATACTTACTATACTTTGGATTTTTATCGAGTCTAAGCTGAAAAAGAATTATAATACTAAAGTAAAAAGTTTCTTAAGAATCATGTTAAGATATCATGTTGGTTTTACTTTAGTGCTGTATGGTTTTGGTAAGGTCTTTATGACACAATTTGGTAGAATGGATGTTGCTAGCTTAGAATCTACTATAGGAGAGTACAGTGGGATGAGTTTTTTATGGACTTTTATGAGTCATTCAAAATTATATACCATGACTACTGGTTGGGTTGAAGTAGTAGGAGGAGTTTTAATATTGTTTAGAAGAACTACTTTTTTAGGATCATTTATCTTATTTATAGCAATGTTTAATGTAGTCATAATTGATATTGGTTATGATGTATCAGTAAAAATGTTTGCAATTCATTTATTTGTAATGGATGTAATTTTACTTTGGTATTATAGAAAAGTCTTAATCAATATGTTTGTATTTAATAAAAATACAGAATCAAAAAATGAACCTATTTTATTTACAAATGTAAAAAGTAAACAAATCAGGAAATTTATCAAACCTGTACTTTTAGTAGCATATACAATATCACTATTTTTCTTCACCAGAATGTCATTAGGGTATTATAAAACTAATGACAATCCATCTATAACTGGTTTTTTCAAAGTAAATGAACAGAGAATAAATGGAGATTCAATAAATATTCCAAATCAAAAAAAATGGAAAAGTCTTTTAATAAATGGTTCTTCTTGGCAAATAGGAAATATAACTGTACAGAAAGAAAATAATAGTAAAAGTTATTATTCATTTAAAGCAGATACAATTAGTAAAGAAATAATACTAAAAAATCGAAGAGATAGTACTAATACATTTACTTTAAATTATAAGCAGAGTAACAAAAAAACATTTGTTTTTAATGGAGTAATAGAAAATGACACAATTTGGTTTAAAACACAAAGAAAAACCAAAGAAGATTATCGTTTGATGAGAAAAGTAAGATGGATAAGAGATTTAAAATAA
- the trpA gene encoding tryptophan synthase subunit alpha: MNSIQQIFQKQEHNLLSIFFTAGFPELNQTAEIIDKLGSNGVDFIEVGLPFSDPLADGPTIQHSSTVALKNGMNLDVVFEQLKAIKDTNTTPLVLMGYVNQIIKYGEEAFCQKVVDCGIDTLILPDLPMVEYESHYRALFKKYGLTNVFLITPQTSEERIRKIDDLTESFIYMVASSAITGAKGEISKQQIDYFERIKTMNLKSKLIIGFGISDNKTFSKACEYGNGAIIGSAFIKSLDKNGVEGIADFVKGIKG; encoded by the coding sequence ATGAACTCAATTCAACAAATATTTCAAAAACAAGAACATAATTTATTATCTATATTTTTCACTGCAGGATTTCCAGAGTTAAATCAAACTGCCGAAATTATAGATAAATTAGGAAGTAACGGTGTAGACTTTATCGAAGTTGGTTTACCTTTTTCTGATCCTTTAGCAGACGGACCAACAATTCAACATAGTAGTACTGTTGCCCTAAAGAATGGAATGAATCTAGATGTTGTTTTTGAACAATTAAAAGCCATTAAAGATACAAATACAACTCCGTTAGTGTTAATGGGATATGTAAATCAAATTATAAAATACGGAGAAGAAGCTTTTTGCCAGAAAGTAGTAGATTGCGGTATTGATACCTTAATTCTTCCAGATCTACCAATGGTAGAATACGAATCACATTATAGAGCGTTATTTAAAAAGTACGGATTAACAAATGTGTTTTTAATTACACCACAAACTTCAGAAGAAAGAATTCGTAAAATCGATGATTTAACTGAATCTTTCATTTATATGGTAGCATCTTCAGCAATTACAGGAGCAAAAGGAGAAATTTCTAAACAACAAATTGATTATTTTGAGCGTATTAAAACCATGAATTTAAAAAGTAAATTAATTATTGGTTTTGGAATTTCAGATAACAAAACATTTTCAAAAGCTTGTGAATATGGTAATGGAGCCATAATAGGTTCAGCATTCATTAAAAGCTTAGATAAAAATGGAGTTGAAGGAATAGCAGATTTCGTAAAAGGAATTAAAGGGTAA
- the trpB gene encoding tryptophan synthase subunit beta, with product MKYNPDENGYYGQFGGAFIPELLHPNVKEIEDNYIQIIESEEFQEEYKALLKDYVGRPSPLYLAKRLSEKYGATIYLKREDLNHTGAHKVNNTIGQILIAKKLGKTNIIAETGAGQHGVATATVCALMGLDCTVFMGEIDIERQAPNVARMKMLGAKIIPATSGSKTLKDATNEAIRYWIQNPETFYLIGSVVGPHPHPDMVARLQAIISEEMKWQLKEKTGKENPDTIIACVGGGSNAAGAFYHYLEDEEVELIAVEAAGLGVNSGESAATSQLGEVGVIHGSKTILMQDEYGQIVEPYSISAGLDYPGVGPLHAFLHDTKRAKFMNATDDEALQAAYELTRIEGIIPALETAHALAVLPKMDLKPDQTIVINLSGRGDKDLETFIKHLK from the coding sequence ATGAAATATAATCCAGATGAAAATGGGTACTATGGACAATTTGGAGGCGCATTTATTCCAGAATTGTTACACCCAAATGTAAAAGAGATTGAAGATAATTATATTCAAATTATAGAATCAGAAGAATTTCAAGAAGAATATAAAGCATTGTTAAAAGACTACGTTGGTAGACCTAGTCCATTATATTTAGCAAAGCGTTTATCTGAAAAATATGGAGCAACTATTTATTTAAAGCGTGAAGATTTAAATCATACTGGAGCTCATAAGGTAAACAATACGATTGGTCAGATTCTAATTGCAAAAAAGTTAGGTAAAACTAATATTATTGCAGAAACAGGAGCTGGGCAGCATGGTGTAGCAACGGCAACAGTTTGTGCTTTAATGGGATTAGATTGTACCGTGTTTATGGGTGAAATTGATATTGAACGTCAAGCACCAAATGTTGCTCGTATGAAAATGCTAGGAGCAAAAATTATTCCTGCAACTAGTGGAAGTAAAACTTTAAAAGATGCGACCAATGAAGCCATTCGTTATTGGATTCAAAACCCAGAAACGTTTTATTTAATTGGTTCAGTTGTTGGTCCGCATCCACATCCAGACATGGTAGCGCGTTTACAAGCTATTATTTCAGAAGAAATGAAATGGCAGTTAAAAGAGAAAACAGGTAAAGAAAATCCAGATACTATTATCGCTTGTGTTGGTGGAGGAAGTAATGCAGCTGGCGCTTTTTATCATTATTTAGAAGATGAAGAAGTAGAATTAATTGCTGTTGAAGCTGCTGGTTTAGGAGTAAATTCTGGTGAAAGTGCAGCAACTTCGCAGTTAGGAGAAGTAGGTGTGATTCACGGAAGTAAAACTATTTTAATGCAAGATGAATACGGACAAATTGTTGAGCCTTATTCTATTTCAGCTGGATTAGATTATCCAGGAGTTGGACCATTACACGCCTTTTTACATGATACAAAGAGAGCTAAGTTTATGAATGCAACAGACGATGAAGCATTACAAGCAGCATATGAATTAACTCGAATTGAAGGAATTATTCCAGCATTAGAAACCGCTCATGCTTTAGCTGTTTTACCAAAAATGGATTTAAAACCAGATCAAACTATAGTAATTAATCTATCAGGTCGAGGAGATAAAGATTTAGAAACTTTTATCAAACATTTGAAGTAA
- a CDS encoding phosphoribosylanthranilate isomerase encodes MKYVDNIRQVAELKPDYLGFIFYEKSKRNFEGIIPEIPKGIKKTGVFVNDYLEILVSLAEEYQLEALQLHGDESVEYIKELKGHLERSREEKRLPKVEIIKVFGIKDEFDFSVLEPYEAVVDYFLFDTKGKERGGNGVTFDWKVLEGYNSNKPFFLSGGIGLNEVAKVKEIIKTDLPVYALDVNSKFEKEPGLKSVKDLKKFISQVL; translated from the coding sequence ATGAAGTACGTAGATAATATTCGGCAAGTTGCTGAATTAAAACCTGATTATTTAGGTTTTATTTTCTATGAAAAATCAAAACGAAATTTTGAAGGTATCATTCCTGAGATTCCTAAAGGAATAAAAAAAACAGGCGTATTTGTAAATGATTATTTAGAGATTTTAGTTTCTCTTGCTGAAGAGTATCAATTAGAAGCTTTACAATTACATGGTGATGAGTCTGTCGAATATATAAAAGAATTAAAAGGTCACCTTGAGCGCAGTAGAGAGGAAAAACGATTACCAAAAGTAGAGATCATCAAAGTTTTTGGAATTAAAGATGAATTTGATTTTTCTGTTTTAGAACCTTATGAAGCTGTAGTCGATTATTTCCTGTTCGATACCAAAGGAAAGGAGCGCGGAGGAAATGGAGTTACTTTCGATTGGAAAGTTTTAGAAGGCTACAATTCTAATAAACCATTTTTTTTAAGTGGCGGAATAGGATTAAATGAAGTAGCTAAGGTGAAAGAAATTATAAAAACAGATTTACCAGTTTATGCTTTAGATGTAAACAGTAAGTTCGAAAAAGAACCTGGTTTAAAGTCTGTAAAAGATTTGAAAAAGTTTATTAGCCAGGTTTTATAA
- the trpC gene encoding indole-3-glycerol phosphate synthase TrpC — protein sequence MTILEKIVNFKKQEIAKIKAEVPVKKLVESPSFKRTPISLKASLTAQDSTGIIAEFKRQSPSKGIINDKVTVAEVTNGYLDANVAAQSILTDTSFFGGTMADLMEARNVNSIKPILRKDFVVDGFQIVEAKAIGADVILLIAACLTAEEIKNYGKLANDLGLEVLYEVHNQQDLDKISDLDHKIIGINNRDLKTFKVDLEHSINLANQIPSSAVKVSESGISNPRIVTGLKEYGFQGFLIGENFMKEENPGEACIDFINQIR from the coding sequence ATGACAATTTTAGAGAAAATAGTAAACTTTAAAAAGCAGGAAATAGCAAAAATAAAAGCAGAAGTTCCTGTTAAAAAACTAGTTGAAAGTCCGAGTTTTAAAAGAACTCCAATTTCATTAAAAGCATCTTTAACAGCACAAGATTCTACTGGAATCATAGCAGAATTTAAGCGTCAATCTCCTTCAAAAGGAATTATCAATGATAAAGTTACCGTTGCTGAAGTTACTAATGGATATTTAGATGCTAACGTAGCGGCGCAATCGATACTTACAGATACTTCTTTCTTCGGAGGAACAATGGCCGATTTAATGGAAGCTAGAAATGTAAATTCGATCAAACCGATTTTACGTAAAGATTTTGTTGTAGACGGATTTCAAATTGTAGAAGCTAAAGCAATTGGAGCAGATGTTATTCTATTAATTGCGGCTTGTTTAACTGCTGAAGAAATAAAGAACTATGGTAAGTTAGCCAACGATTTAGGATTAGAGGTTTTGTATGAAGTACATAATCAACAAGATTTAGATAAAATTTCAGATTTAGATCACAAGATTATAGGAATTAACAACCGTGATTTAAAAACATTTAAAGTAGATCTTGAGCATTCTATTAATCTAGCGAATCAAATTCCAAGTTCAGCAGTAAAAGTTTCCGAAAGTGGAATTAGTAATCCTAGAATTGTAACAGGATTAAAAGAATACGGATTCCAAGGCTTCTTAATTGGTGAGAACTTTATGAAAGAAGAAAATCCGGGTGAAGCTTGTATAGATTTCATCAATCAAATTCGATAA